In a genomic window of Spirosoma agri:
- a CDS encoding OmpA family protein has protein sequence MIRLTLLFSVFPLLTYAQQVDTSACLQIQGSVIDYATHQPLTAARLVAQTATGRVPIGSSGESGRFSGALPCGTTALLISRTDYRNQIIPVQLPNELPEKPIGILIPLVPVDKQNKNTPYLQTEQTSYVQSDRASDGRSVPDSTQRQHNTFVVTDATQSTPLPALVCFFFTKTGIRNCLNTNQEGQFQIDFDQRDIVALEVTAVGYQPYAGNMLVEQLDGRLLKHTIKLQRELTLLTVDAPGASQCELRSKTQTIALTPLSGYAGQYVTYDPTPEPVELIISYQTKKVTRTIDLHAGLNFLTVTQPLNNLPVIPPILGAAAAKTVVADISVGPASFKPDSIPMIYFEQSSYRLRPDSQEVLTQVVRYLNAHPTDSLQITGHTDNVGDPRLNQALSENRARVTATFLTDRGIPESRLTKAGIGSSQPIVPNTTEANRVINRRVSLKLITAQ, from the coding sequence GTGATCAGGCTAACCTTATTATTCAGTGTTTTTCCGCTGCTGACCTATGCTCAGCAGGTGGATACGTCCGCTTGCCTCCAAATCCAGGGAAGCGTTATCGACTATGCTACCCACCAACCCCTGACGGCTGCCCGACTGGTAGCACAAACGGCAACGGGTCGGGTTCCCATTGGTTCGAGTGGGGAGTCGGGTCGGTTTTCGGGGGCGCTCCCCTGCGGCACAACGGCGTTACTGATCAGCCGGACCGACTATCGAAATCAGATCATTCCCGTCCAGCTTCCGAACGAGTTACCCGAGAAGCCGATTGGTATCCTCATTCCGCTTGTACCGGTCGACAAGCAGAACAAGAATACGCCTTACCTGCAAACGGAGCAGACCAGTTATGTCCAGTCTGATCGCGCTTCCGATGGTCGGTCTGTACCGGATAGTACGCAACGTCAGCACAATACGTTTGTGGTTACAGATGCCACTCAGTCTACGCCATTACCGGCTTTAGTTTGCTTTTTCTTCACAAAAACAGGGATCAGAAACTGCCTGAATACGAATCAGGAAGGGCAGTTTCAGATCGATTTTGACCAGCGGGACATCGTAGCGCTGGAAGTAACAGCGGTTGGTTATCAGCCCTACGCGGGCAACATGCTGGTTGAACAGCTGGATGGCCGTTTGCTGAAGCACACGATAAAACTGCAACGTGAACTAACCCTGCTCACGGTTGATGCGCCCGGTGCCAGCCAGTGCGAACTCCGGTCAAAAACGCAGACGATTGCGCTGACTCCGCTTTCGGGATACGCGGGTCAATACGTCACGTATGACCCAACACCCGAACCGGTTGAGCTGATCATCAGCTACCAGACGAAAAAAGTCACGCGAACCATTGATCTGCACGCGGGCCTGAATTTCCTGACGGTTACCCAACCGCTCAACAATTTGCCGGTAATACCCCCCATTCTTGGCGCAGCAGCCGCCAAAACAGTCGTTGCGGACATCAGTGTCGGGCCAGCGTCGTTCAAACCGGATTCGATTCCGATGATCTATTTTGAGCAGAGCAGTTACCGATTGCGCCCGGATTCGCAGGAGGTGTTGACGCAGGTGGTACGCTACCTGAACGCTCATCCCACGGATTCATTACAGATTACCGGCCATACGGATAACGTGGGTGACCCGAGGCTCAACCAGGCGCTCTCGGAGAACCGGGCACGCGTCACCGCTACGTTTCTGACTGATCGTGGCATTCCGGAGAGTCGGCTGACAAAAGCAGGCATTGGCAGCAGTCAGCCTATAGTGCCCAATACGACAGAAGCAAATAGAGTCATTAACCGACGGGTGTCGTTAAAATTAATCACCGCTCAATGA
- a CDS encoding TetR/AcrR family transcriptional regulator, with protein sequence MVKQVRNRARTTQEIINALEQLLIEGGIEGVGINQVAQKANVSKVLVYRYFGSMDGLLDHYIRMGLLYPNYTPAQLEQIRPAQPTDLATTWSNQSIQLFRQFRQSRANRQLLKAALNDDPLSDIVSKAQDEELTRLVDQLTFVKGCDYKALSAVVLGGLSFLMVQAQNERPMIGIDLRSNEGWQRVEDAVKIICKAMSQFSIDSPGVQTDTGHTNSRVSNW encoded by the coding sequence ATGGTAAAGCAAGTACGTAACCGAGCCCGCACTACTCAGGAAATCATTAATGCTCTTGAGCAGCTATTAATTGAAGGAGGAATCGAAGGAGTTGGGATCAATCAGGTTGCCCAAAAAGCCAATGTTAGCAAAGTACTGGTATACCGCTACTTTGGGAGTATGGATGGCCTTTTAGACCATTATATTCGGATGGGACTGCTGTATCCGAACTACACACCAGCCCAGCTTGAACAGATTCGACCAGCCCAGCCAACTGACCTGGCAACTACCTGGTCAAATCAATCAATACAACTGTTTCGTCAGTTTCGTCAATCTCGCGCAAACAGACAATTGCTTAAAGCAGCGTTGAACGACGATCCGCTCTCCGACATTGTAAGCAAAGCGCAAGATGAAGAATTAACGCGACTAGTTGATCAGCTTACGTTTGTGAAAGGGTGTGATTACAAGGCCCTTTCGGCAGTGGTTTTAGGCGGTTTGTCCTTCTTAATGGTACAGGCCCAAAACGAACGGCCAATGATTGGCATCGATTTACGCAGCAACGAGGGTTGGCAGCGTGTTGAAGATGCAGTCAAAATTATTTGCAAGGCAATGAGCCAATTCTCGATCGACTCGCCAGGTGTGCAGACAGACACCGGGCATACTAACTCAAGAGTAAGTAATTGGTAA
- a CDS encoding tetratricopeptide repeat-containing sensor histidine kinase has product MDSLSQLAWQHYSFFQKAPSTPRNDTLRFESLLYLGNLFKWWHGRYDSTLFFADQLTKQAQIKKNLKFSVLGILLSESYYHSIKQNYLQALHLNFQAKDLLQNAKQELMLMWRVDMNLGELYGLAGDSQRAIQFLLNAQEGIRKGSGLNVQTTIKNQAFIEQKIGAIYKQLGNFPLSEQYYLTAKTIVERGQSKTSQAYVYDDLGELYLLSKQYNLALFYAKKAEEIWDRIKPVGQSNSWGTLACVYYGLGDYERALMYAQKVVQLKRPTVYVQEQAYQTLYQLFEQKHDWATSTQYYKKYIIARDSIAFIQRKNELASLQKKAELNQLQLQTQQDQRLQAERLLTLQKQSELDKLQARFRTKTLLETATLSDQQRRFEREQADALLKEQRATQRLDKQAFDQQVLQQESRMQKNWLFFISIFSVLIIGLLILLLYSVQLRRRKVEATLQLATERKEADRRLIQTQELERQRMAADLHDDLGGTIAILRRRLLDLRQHMGEPHIIQEFDALQPLIQRSSADLRRIAHNLMPPEFARIGLTHALEQLIHSQPSQPTHFTFFSSSVQRKFSVETELNIYRIVSELIQNINKHAEAQRAAVQMLYHETYLSVTVEDDGLGSHVTKLTPEYTGIGLKTISLRANYIGASLRKDASQAGTLFVLDVPYSSNYEPGWKSNSYSSG; this is encoded by the coding sequence ATGGATAGTCTGTCCCAATTAGCCTGGCAGCACTATAGTTTTTTTCAGAAAGCGCCATCAACTCCACGTAACGATACCCTCCGGTTTGAGTCGCTCCTTTACCTGGGCAATTTGTTTAAATGGTGGCACGGACGATATGATAGTACGCTCTTTTTCGCTGATCAATTGACCAAACAGGCTCAGATCAAAAAGAATCTGAAGTTTAGCGTACTGGGGATATTATTATCTGAAAGCTATTACCACAGTATAAAACAAAACTACCTGCAAGCTCTTCACCTAAACTTTCAGGCTAAAGACTTACTACAGAACGCTAAACAAGAGTTGATGCTGATGTGGCGGGTTGATATGAACTTAGGCGAGCTATATGGATTGGCAGGAGATTCCCAGCGGGCGATTCAGTTTCTGCTAAATGCTCAGGAAGGAATTAGGAAAGGGAGTGGGTTGAACGTACAGACTACAATTAAAAATCAGGCGTTTATCGAACAGAAAATTGGCGCTATTTATAAGCAACTTGGTAACTTTCCGTTAAGCGAACAGTATTACTTAACGGCTAAGACAATCGTAGAAAGAGGCCAGTCTAAAACCTCACAAGCTTACGTATATGACGATTTAGGTGAACTTTATCTCTTGTCTAAGCAATACAACCTGGCTCTTTTCTACGCCAAGAAAGCAGAAGAAATCTGGGATCGGATCAAACCAGTCGGTCAGTCAAACAGCTGGGGAACGTTAGCTTGTGTCTATTATGGACTAGGTGATTACGAGCGTGCCCTCATGTACGCTCAGAAGGTAGTTCAGCTAAAAAGGCCCACTGTATATGTGCAGGAACAGGCCTATCAAACCCTGTATCAGCTTTTCGAACAAAAGCATGACTGGGCAACCAGTACCCAATATTATAAAAAGTACATTATCGCTCGGGATAGCATTGCATTTATTCAACGAAAAAATGAGTTAGCCTCCTTACAAAAAAAGGCTGAACTGAATCAGCTTCAACTGCAAACCCAACAGGACCAACGGCTACAGGCCGAGCGATTGTTGACGCTTCAAAAACAATCAGAACTCGACAAGTTACAGGCTAGATTCAGAACAAAAACGCTACTTGAAACGGCAACGTTGAGTGACCAGCAACGTCGGTTTGAGCGGGAGCAAGCGGACGCCTTACTTAAGGAGCAACGAGCAACTCAACGCTTAGACAAGCAAGCGTTTGATCAGCAAGTGTTGCAGCAGGAGAGCCGAATGCAGAAAAATTGGCTATTTTTTATTTCCATCTTTTCAGTTTTAATAATTGGACTATTGATTCTGTTACTTTACTCAGTTCAGTTGAGAAGACGAAAAGTTGAAGCGACTTTACAACTCGCCACCGAGCGTAAAGAAGCTGATCGCCGACTCATTCAGACGCAGGAACTGGAACGCCAGCGAATGGCAGCTGATCTTCACGACGATCTGGGTGGAACAATAGCTATCCTGCGTCGTCGGTTGTTAGACTTGCGTCAGCACATGGGCGAACCCCACATTATACAAGAATTTGACGCGCTTCAGCCGCTAATTCAGAGGAGCAGTGCCGACCTCAGACGGATAGCGCATAATCTGATGCCTCCTGAATTTGCTCGCATCGGTCTTACTCATGCTTTGGAACAGCTCATACACAGCCAGCCATCACAGCCCACTCATTTTACTTTTTTTTCGTCCAGTGTTCAACGTAAGTTCTCCGTAGAGACGGAATTAAATATTTATCGGATCGTATCCGAACTAATTCAGAACATCAATAAGCATGCTGAAGCCCAACGTGCGGCTGTTCAAATGCTGTATCACGAGACTTACTTGAGTGTAACTGTTGAGGACGACGGACTAGGCAGTCACGTTACGAAGTTAACGCCGGAATACACGGGAATTGGCTTGAAAACTATTAGCTTGAGGGCCAATTATATTGGTGCAAGTTTACGGAAGGATGCCAGCCAAGCCGGCACACTGTTCGTACTGGATGTGCCCTACTCGTCAAATTATGAGCCCGGTTGGAAATCAAACTCGTATTCTTCTGGTTGA
- a CDS encoding response regulator: MSPVGNQTRILLVDDHRLFNDGLKSLLNEQADLTVCGQVYQASDVIPTIHSIRPQLLLLDLNLQGINGIDLGKTVISTFPDIKILLLTMYNQPKLLEETQRAGLHGYLLKDSSTNDLLRGIRSVLAGYNHFDPLIAQPTAPPTDPFGDDFARRLTLTFREVEIIGLIREGFSNEQIADRIHLSIETVKTHRKNIHFKLGISKATDLVRFAVQNGL, encoded by the coding sequence ATGAGCCCGGTTGGAAATCAAACTCGTATTCTTCTGGTTGACGATCATCGACTGTTCAACGATGGACTAAAAAGTTTACTCAATGAGCAAGCTGATCTTACCGTTTGCGGGCAGGTATACCAGGCCAGTGACGTAATACCGACGATTCACTCGATCAGACCTCAACTTCTGCTACTGGATTTGAATCTGCAAGGCATAAACGGTATTGACTTAGGTAAAACCGTAATCAGCACCTTTCCAGACATTAAGATTTTATTGCTAACGATGTATAATCAGCCAAAACTGCTGGAGGAAACCCAGCGTGCTGGTTTACATGGCTATTTACTCAAAGATTCTTCGACTAATGATTTGCTGAGAGGTATTCGGTCTGTGCTCGCCGGGTACAATCATTTTGATCCTCTGATTGCTCAGCCAACTGCACCACCGACTGATCCGTTTGGTGATGATTTTGCCCGGCGACTCACCCTTACCTTTCGAGAGGTAGAAATCATTGGTCTGATACGGGAAGGATTTAGTAATGAGCAGATCGCCGATCGTATACATTTAAGTATAGAGACGGTGAAAACGCATCGTAAAAACATCCATTTTAAGTTAGGTATCTCGAAAGCAACCGATCTGGTCCGGTTTGCCGTTCAAAACGGTCTTTGA
- a CDS encoding aminoglycoside 6-adenylyltransferase, with protein MRRQNLHLLIDLGVQKDGLYLVELLPMMRSEAQIKSLLLDFARNEERIRAVLLNGSRANSTIFKNEYQDFDVVYVVKALDDFTKNHQWIDALGETVITQLPDQMVIGETKMESK; from the coding sequence ATGAGACGACAGAATCTTCATCTGCTTATTGATTTGGGCGTTCAAAAAGACGGTTTATACCTAGTTGAACTACTGCCGATGATGAGAAGCGAAGCCCAAATAAAATCACTCTTGCTTGACTTTGCCCGAAACGAAGAGCGAATTAGGGCTGTGCTACTCAACGGCTCGAGGGCTAATTCTACAATCTTCAAGAATGAATATCAAGATTTTGACGTCGTTTACGTGGTCAAGGCACTAGACGATTTCACCAAGAATCACCAGTGGATTGACGCCCTTGGGGAAACCGTCATTACCCAGCTACCCGATCAGATGGTCATTGGTGAAACCAAGATGGAGAGCAAGTGA
- a CDS encoding winged helix-turn-helix transcriptional regulator, protein MEKNQKFLVNAAELPDCIGDISAVGDALYAIGGKWKLPIVIALYDGAKRFNELQRCVLGISAKILSNELKELELNGFIKRNVIASYPVVIEYELTPYSFTLENVVQALSQWGLLHREAVRSGAINVNASPS, encoded by the coding sequence ATGGAGAAAAATCAAAAGTTTTTGGTCAATGCGGCAGAACTGCCCGATTGTATTGGCGACATCAGTGCCGTCGGTGATGCGCTTTACGCAATAGGTGGCAAGTGGAAACTACCCATCGTCATTGCGCTGTACGATGGGGCTAAACGGTTCAATGAGCTTCAGCGTTGCGTTCTTGGTATTTCGGCTAAGATCCTTTCGAATGAGCTGAAAGAACTAGAATTAAATGGCTTCATCAAGCGCAATGTGATTGCCAGTTATCCCGTCGTGATTGAGTATGAGCTGACACCTTATAGTTTTACGCTCGAAAATGTTGTCCAAGCGTTGAGTCAGTGGGGCCTACTTCATCGGGAGGCCGTACGCAGTGGAGCTATCAATGTCAATGCAAGTCCTTCCTGA
- a CDS encoding nuclear transport factor 2 family protein, translating into MTLDMLTAKNELRDLIDAYASLGDEKKIADVMGLFTPDATYTVYINGTMVASTSGTKTLEEEFSGHAAQVNAYFTLNGQHTVHVDSDTATGVSFTQIKMIRPSEGADILTDYSVRYDDEYVRLNGRWLIKERTGHFIIVEARPLTN; encoded by the coding sequence ATGACACTTGACATGTTGACGGCCAAAAACGAATTAAGAGATCTAATAGATGCCTATGCCTCTTTAGGAGATGAAAAGAAGATTGCCGACGTGATGGGGCTATTTACGCCAGACGCCACCTATACAGTGTACATAAATGGCACGATGGTAGCCAGCACGTCCGGCACAAAGACCTTGGAGGAAGAATTTAGCGGTCATGCTGCTCAGGTAAACGCTTATTTTACCCTCAATGGGCAGCATACGGTGCATGTGGATAGCGATACCGCGACAGGCGTTTCGTTTACTCAGATCAAAATGATCCGGCCCTCCGAAGGAGCCGATATTCTGACCGATTATAGTGTCAGATATGACGACGAGTATGTGCGCCTAAATGGCAGATGGCTCATAAAAGAGCGCACGGGTCACTTTATAATTGTCGAAGCAAGACCCTTGACCAACTAG
- a CDS encoding RNA-binding protein: MGGLIWDNPTVGVASNAAQDMNGRFGWRVFDGRFVEIDYDKSRLIVHARLPKRRQGYVQSDIKFIQSSLAPIALFLAFSDCHSVLE, encoded by the coding sequence ATGGGTGGTCTGATTTGGGATAATCCCACGGTGGGCGTGGCCAGCAATGCTGCACAGGACATGAACGGGCGATTTGGCTGGCGGGTGTTCGATGGCAGATTCGTTGAAATCGACTACGATAAAAGTCGGCTCATTGTTCATGCCCGGCTCCCCAAACGACGACAAGGGTATGTGCAATCGGACATCAAGTTTATTCAATCGTCATTGGCTCCCATAGCGTTGTTTCTGGCCTTTTCTGATTGCCATTCGGTCTTGGAGTAG
- a CDS encoding VOC family protein, whose translation MPPFALLLQLYKPLVRFYEQITGLPVIQYTDDFAELQTPSATLAIGSTRTLQLFGGDHIAKAASNHSAIIEFRVEDVDGEYQKLVDILGDLIIQKPTTMPWGNRSLLFRDPEGNLVNFFTPITLEALKKFDG comes from the coding sequence TTGCCTCCGTTCGCATTATTACTGCAACTATATAAACCCCTCGTTCGGTTCTACGAGCAGATTACTGGCCTACCCGTGATTCAGTATACCGATGATTTCGCCGAACTACAGACCCCTTCGGCTACTTTAGCCATCGGCAGCACACGCACCTTGCAACTGTTCGGAGGAGACCATATCGCCAAGGCCGCCAGTAACCACTCCGCCATTATCGAATTCCGGGTAGAGGATGTTGATGGCGAGTATCAAAAATTAGTCGACATTTTAGGTGACCTGATCATTCAGAAGCCGACTACCATGCCGTGGGGTAATCGTTCATTGCTGTTCCGAGATCCAGAGGGCAATCTGGTGAACTTTTTTACGCCAATTACACTGGAAGCCCTTAAGAAGTTTGATGGATAG